Proteins encoded together in one Cicer arietinum cultivar CDC Frontier isolate Library 1 chromosome 4, Cicar.CDCFrontier_v2.0, whole genome shotgun sequence window:
- the LOC101491448 gene encoding 65-kDa microtubule-associated protein 6 yields MMLAIGNSTTSIHINTTCAALLRELELIWNDIGESEMDKDRMLMELERECLDVYRRKVDEAANTKARFHQTVAAKEAEIATLMAALGEHDIHSPIKTEKRSASLKEKLASVTPLVEELKKKKEDRLKQLSDIKAQIEKISGEICGIHPVNDDVSNTTGVEEQDLSLRRLNEYQTQLRSLQKEKSDRLQKVLQCVNEVHSLCGVLGLDFGQTVDDVHPSLHGTQVEQSTNISNSTLEGLEKTILKLKAERKARIQKLKDVVANLFELWNLMDTSKEERNSFLRITSIAATSESQITERGFLSTEMIDKASAEVERLAKLKASRMKELVFKKRSELEEICRLTHIEPDTSTVAEKASALIDSGLVDPCELLSNIEAQIVKAKDEALSRREVTDRIDKWLSACEEENWLAEYNQDDTRYSVGRGGHINLKRAERARVTITKIPAMVDNLISKTLAWEDEKKTCFLYDGVRLVEILEDYKLTRQQREEDKRRQRDQKKMQDLLLNQKEAIYGSKPSPRKTNSFRKTNGYRANGNGNGNVSMPPTPRRNSVSGGTSELHTPRSYSSRHNGYFNENRRLSTAPLNFVAIPKEDTMSYSCGSEPESPPQA; encoded by the exons ATGATGCTTGCCATTGGGAATTCTACCACTAGTATTCATATAAACACCACTTGCGCTGCTTTGCTCAGAGAACTTGAg CTAATATGGAACGACATTGGAGAGAGCGAGATGGACAAAGATCGAATGTTGATGGAGCTGGAGAGGGAATGCTTAGATGTTTATAGGAGAAAAGTTGATGAGGCTGCCAACACCAAAGCACGCTTTCATCAAACCGTTGCAGCCAAGGAAGCTGAGATTGCAACACTAATGGCTGCACTTGGTGAACATGATATTCACTCTCcg ATTAAGACGGAGAAGAGATCTGCATCCTTGAAGGAGAAACTTGCATCTGTCACACCATTGGTTGAagaattgaagaagaaaaaagaagataGATTGAAACAGTTATCAGACATTAAAGCTCAAATTGAAAAGATAAGTGGAGAAATTTGTGGAATCCATCCTGTCAATGATGATGTGAGCAACACGACAGGTGTCGAAGAACAAGACTTGTCCCTTAGAAGACTTAATGAATATCAAACACAACTTCGTAGTCTTCAAAAGGAAAAG tCCGACCGCCTTCAGAAAGTATTGCAATGTGTGAATGAGGTGCATTCTCTTTGTGGTGTTCTTGGATTGGATTTCGGCCAAACGGTAGATGATGTGCATCCAAGTTTGCATGGGACTCAAGTGGAACAATCAACTAATATTAGCAATAGCACGTTGGAAGGTCTCGAGAAGACCATTCTCAAGTTAAAAGCAGAAAGGAAAGCTAGAATACAAAAG CTAAAGGATGTTGTTGCTAACCTATTTGAACTTTGGAATTTGATGGACACATCAAAAGAAGAGAGAAACTCTTTTCTAAGGATTACTTCAATCGCTGCAACATCAGAATCACAAATCACTGAACGGGGTTTCCTCTCAACGGAGATGATAGACAAG GCTTCGGCAGAAGTGGAAAGACTTGCGAAACTTAAAGCAAGCAGAATGAAAGAACTAGTTTTTAAGAAGAGGTCAGAGTTAGAAGAAATATGTAGATTGACTCATATTGAGCCTGATACAAGTACTGTTGCCGAGAAAGCCAGCGCATTAATAGATTCTG GCCTGGTTGATCCTTGTGAACTATTATCTAACATTGAAGCACAGATAGTGAAGGCGAAAGATGAAGCTTTAAGCAGAAGAGAAGTAACAGATAGGATTGATAAGTGGCTTTCGGCTTGTGAAGAGGAAAATTGGCTCGCCGAATATAACCAA GATGATACTCGGTACAGTGTTGGGAGAGGTGGTCACATTAATTTGAAACGTGCTGAACGAGCTAGAGTAACTATAACCAAAATTCCAG CAATGGTTGACAATCTTATAAGCAAAACGCTAGCATGGGAAGATGAAAAGAAGACTTGTTTTCTATACGACGGG GTACGTTTGGTGGAAATATTAGAGGATTATAAACTGACCAGACAACAGAGAGAAGAAGATAAGAGACGGCAGAGG GACCAAAAGAAGATGCAAGATCTACTCCTAAATCAAAAGGAAGCTATATATGGGTCTAAACCTAGTCCAAGAAAAACTAACAGCTTCCGAAAGACAAATGGGTATCGTGCAAATGGCAATGGCAATGGCAATGTATCAATGCCGCCTACACCGCGCCGGAACTCAGTGAGCGGTGGAACATCTGAACTACATACACCTCGTTCCTACTCCAGTCGTCATAACGGATACTTCAACGAAAATAGAAGGTTGTCTACTGCACCTCTGAACTTTGTGGCTATACCTAAGGAAGATACAATGTCATATAGTTGCGGTTCGGAACCCGAGTCCCCTCCTCAAGCTTAA